From a region of the Cryptococcus depauperatus CBS 7841 chromosome 6, complete sequence genome:
- a CDS encoding pre-mRNA-splicing ATP-dependent RNA helicase PRP28, whose amino-acid sequence MTGPLSVEDILAKQNAEKAAASKPKFLSKAERQRLALEKRNADVKEQQEREEAERRQRQDFDRKAEEERRRMEEERYGYNTASGVNGSSNYHGNRRDDRFGRATRNGRDSQQGQTYDRHGSNGSIPSGPRGNAPPSGPKSMQGRQGGLPYNGGGTSSIASSGLMPSAGLPISKFASPGPESNADAVPPSEAELEALRARYLGQRTNQKKPRLRKAQDKKVIFDWSEQDDTTAQAQSSWTMEVREAGPGGTMFGGRLAGMDGKKIEGNSDNHADPLERRRAGKGKDDDRHWSDKPLDEMKERDWRIFREDFSIAARGGGIPHPLRNWRESGIPSQILDVIEEIGYNEPSPIQRQAIPIGMQNRDLIGVAKTGSGKTAAFVIPMLDYISHLPPLNDDNRHLGPYSLILAPTRELAQQIETEAKKFAIPLGYKCVSIVGGRSVDEQQFALRNGAEVVIATPGRLKDMIDKSMLVFSQCRYVVMDEADRMVDLGFEADLNFILDAMPSTFIKPADPNQQDPYKDGEWQGYRVTTLFSATMPPAVERLARKYLIKPATVVVGNAGEAVDTVEQRVEFVHSDEKKKARLIEVLRTIGLPPPIIVFVNQKKTADMVVKYVQQAGFSSTTLHSGKSQEQREASLQSLRDGGVSVLVATDLAGRGIDVPDVSLVINWQMSDTIEKYVHRIGRTGRAGKTGVAITFLTNDDDEVMYDLKMEVEKSKMSKMNPELARHEAARTKVTREMKRKRDDED is encoded by the exons ATGACCGGTCCACTATCTGTAGAGGACATCCTCGCCAAACAGAATGCTGAGAAGGCTGCGGCCAGCAAG CCCAAGTTTCTAAGTAAGGCTGAGCGACAACGTCTCGCACTTGAAAAACGAAATGCAGATGTTAAGGAACAACAAGAACGGGAAGAAGCTGAGCGCCGACAGAGGCAAGATTTTGATCGgaaagctgaagaggagagaCGGCgtatggaagaagagagatacGGTTACAATACGGCTTCAGGTGTCAATGGTTCCAGCAACTACCACGGCAATAGACGAGATGATCGGTTTGGAAGAGCTACGCGCAATGGTAGAGATAGTCAGCAAGGACAAACTTATGATCGACATGGGTCCAATGGTTCTATACCTTCTGGACCCCGAGGAAATGCACCACCGTCAGGCCCGAAAAGTATGCAAGGTCGTCAAGGTGGATTGCCTTATAATGGTGGCGGCACTTCATCAATAGCATCGTCAGGGCTCATGCCCTCGGCTGGTCTTCCGATATCGAAATTTGCCTCTCCAGGCCCCGAATCCAACGCCGACGCTGTACCGCCATCAGAAGCAGAGCTAGAGGCGCTTCGTGCTCGTTATCTGGGACAGAGAACCAATCAGAAGAAACCTCGTCTACGGAAAGCACAGGACAAAAAGGTCATCTTTGATTGGAGTGAACAAGATGATACTACTGCCCAAGCACAGAGTTCCTGGACTATGGAAGTAAGGGAGGCAGGCCCCGGAGGAACTATGTTTGGTGGGAGATTAGCGGggatggatggaaagaagattgaaggaaacaGCGACAA TCATGCAGATCCCTTGGAACGAAGGCGAGCgggcaaaggcaaagacgATGACCGACATTGGTCCGACAAGCCTTTAgatgagatgaaagagCGAGACTGGCGTATCTTTCGAGAGGACTTCAGTATTGCGGCTCGTGGAGGTGGTATTCCTCATCCGCTGAGAAACTGGCGCGAATCAGGCATTCCTTCTCAAATCCTGGATGTTATCGAAGAAATTGGCTACAACGAGCCTAGTCCGATTCAACGACAAGCAATCCCTATTGGAATGCAAAATAGAGACTTGATAGGTGTTGCCAAGACAG GTTCGGGTAAAACAGCCGCTTTTGTGATACCAATGTTAGACTATATTAGCCACCTCCCCCCCCTAAATGATGACAACCGTCACCTTGGTCCTTATTCTCTTATTCTTGCCCCTACTCGAGAGCTTGCTCAGCAAATTGAGACTGAAGCCAAGAAATTTGCTATCCCCTTGGGATACAAATGTGTTTCAATTGTTGGTGGCCGCTCAGTGGACGAGCAACAATTCGCTTTGCGAAACGGTGCCGAAGTTGTCATTGCTACTCCAGGTCGCCTCAAAGATATGATTGACAAGAGTATGCTTGTTTTCAGTCAATGTCGATATGTCGTCATGGACGAAGCCGATCGTATGGTTGATCTCGGTTTTGAAGCCGACCTTAACTTTATTCTGGATGCGATGCCTTCTACCTTTATCAAGCCTGCAGATCCAAACCAACAAGACCCATACAAGGATGGTGAATGGCAAGGATACAGAGTAACTACGCTATTCTCCGCCACTATGCCTCCTGCTGTTGAGCGCCTTGCTAGAAAGTACTTAATCAAGCCTGCAACTGTGGTTGTTGGTAACGCTGGGGAAGCCGTTGATACCGTTGAACAACGTGTCGAGTTTGTCCATAgcgatgaaaagaagaaagcaagGCTTATTGAAGTTTTACGCACGATTGGTTTGCCGCCACCCATCATTGTTTTTGTCAATCAGAAAAAGACTGCAGATATGGTTGTCAAATACGTTCAACAAGCAGGATTTTCCAGTACGACCCTTCATTCTGGTAAATCCCAAGAACAACGTGAagcttctcttcaatctttacGTGACGGGGGTGTATCTGTGCTTGTAGCTACAGATCTTGCCGGACGAGGTATTGACGTTCCCGACGTTTCGCTAGTTATCAACTGGCAAATGAGTGATACCATCGAAAAGTATGTCCATCGTATTGGTCGTACAGGTCGTGCGGGTAAGACGGGTGTCGCCATCACTTTCTTGACgaatgatgatgatgaggttATGTATGATTTGAAAATGGAAGTTGAAAAAAGTAAGATGAGCAAAATGAATCCTGAGTTGGCTAGACATGAGGCTGCCAGGACAAAAGTCACTAGAGAAATGAAG CggaagagagatgatgaggacTAG
- a CDS encoding transcription elongation factor SPT5 produces the protein MSDTEIKASPPGSPEPIDSIVGKKRPRAVDPDDEDEDGVEYYNANEEVQETKDDMDAEGEPNERTIGEEEEEDDEEDDEEEEDDEDGERGRKKRRKQNKFRFLDLEVEVDDEDEEEDEDNDFGDGRDEEEDVHDIVRKLKERHAGAARYNGDSDAVPQRLLMPGVNDPSLWKVVVKSGREHAICASIFRKVFSQQSSANPIDVISVFCRDSIPGMIFIEARQSAAVSAAINGIVGIFLSKGVSLVPIEEMAPLLKMKKKDVNLAPGMWVRIKRGKYAGDLAQVVDVDQITSGVVGIKFLPRIDLTPREKRKERNTAGKPTGVRPPARLFSYDEVRKIYGRQSVRQGVQGAYLFENDEYVDGFCIKDVKIPTLATEDINPTLEEISKFTGDDESAAKFDLSAIADANKNLSSSLLFPGDKVEVYEGEQTGLYGTVETVSSDVISINAEGGEVHGQVVEVPARSVRKRFDVGEHVKVLGGKHVDVSGMVVEVKGGIVTLMSDQGEQEIKVFSKDLRKATDTTNLTASKGMYDVHDMVMLDSTTAAVVTKVEGGLLRVLDQNGTPKSVSPEQISLRRDNKRYAVASDSQGNDMKVGDSMKETEGEMRQGEVVNIFRSIFVFLYNREYTENHGAFVARAISLVSATPKSSINDLGKINPALNAQLPYGGASLRPPPSANINRNRLINTLVVVTKGTSKGLMGIIKDIQGETARVELKTNNKTLTIALTSLKRKDQKTGATYPLETGESAYGAPGRGPLSGQYDINPYGGSTVNPYGGSTVNPYGGATAIHPSMGGRTPGRNLAPGQYDINAYGGATGMHPAMGGQTPGNLGGRTPAPGLMGGRTPASAPMGGKTPAHNMGGWTPTGARFGQTPNPYGPR, from the exons ATGTCCGACACCGAAATCAAGGCTTCTCCTCCTGGTTCGCCTGAGCCTATAGACAGCATAGTTGGTAAAAAGAGG CCTAGAGCAGTGGACCCCGATG acgaagacgaagat GGTGTGGAGTACTATAATGCAAATGAAGAAGTtcaagagacaaaagatgatatgGATGCAGAAGGCGAGCCTAATGAAAGAACCATcggggaagaagaagaagaagatgatgaagaggatgatgaagaggaagaggatgatgaagatggag AGAGAGGacgaaagaagagaagaaagcaaaataaATTTAGGTTTTTGGATTTAGAAGTTGAAgtggacgatgaagatgaagaggaagatgaagataaTGATTTTGGAGATG GGCGcgatgaggaagaagatgtgcACGATATCGTTCGGAAATTGAAGGAGAGACATGCCGGAGCAGCCAGATACAACGGAGATAGTGACGCGGTGCCTCAAAGATTACTCATGCCCGGTGTCAATGATCCAAGCTTATGGAAAGTTGTTGTCAAG TCTGGGCGGGAGCATGCCATCTGTGCTTCTATCTTCCGCAAAGTCTTTTCTCAGCAATCTTCGGCCAATCCCATTGATGTGATTTCTGTTTTTTGTCGTGATTCCATTCCAGGTATGATTTTCATCGAAGCCAGACAATCTGCTGCGGTCAGTGCAGCTATCAATGGAATCGTTGGCATCTTTTTGTCCAAAGGCGTTTCACTTGTGCCCATTGAGGAAATGGCACCATTGCTtaagatgaagaagaaggacGTCAACCTGGCTCCGGGAATGTGGGTGAGGATAAAAAGGGGCAAATATGCTGGCGATTTGGCTCAAGTGGTGGATGTCGACCAAATCACCAGCGGCGTTGTCGGTATCAAATTCCTTCCACGTATCGACCTCACaccaagagaaaagagaaaagagcgCAATACTGCTGGGAAACCGACCGGTGTTAGGCCTCCTGCTCGTCTGTTCTCCTATGACGAAGTACGAAAGATTTATGGTCGACAAAGCGTTCGTCAAGGAGTACAGGGCGCCTACttgtttgagaatgacGAGTATGTGGATGGATTCTGTATCAAGGACGTCAAAATTCCTACCCTTGCCACAGAGGATATCAATCCCacattggaagagatttcAAAATTCACAGGCGATGATGAATCTGCTGCCAAGTTCGACCTCTCAGCTATTGCTGATGCTAACAAAAACCTCTCATCGTCACTGCTCTTCCCTGGCGATAAGGTCGAAGTATATGAGGGAGAACAAACTGGGCTATACGGTACCGTCGAAACTGTGTCGTCCGATGTCATCTCTATCAATGCCGAAGGCGGTGAAGTTCATGGCCAAGTAGTGGAAGTTCCTGCTCGAAGTGtgagaaaaagatttgaTGTTGGTGAACATGTCAAAGTTTTGGGTGGAAAACATGTGGATGTTTCCGGTATGGTTGTGGAAGTGAAGGGTGGCATCGTCACCCTCATGTCTGATCAAGGCGAACAAGAAATTAAAGTGTTTAGTAAAGATCTTCGTAAGGCCACAGACACGACCAATCTCACTGCCTCTAAGGGTATGTACGATGTGCATGACATGGTCATGTTGGATTCCACAACGGCAGCTGTGGTCACCAAAGTTGAGGGTGGATTATTGAGAGTATTGGATCAGAATGGTACACCAAAGAGTGTTTCGCCCGAACAAATTTcgttgagaagagataaTAAAAGATACGCAGTTGCTTCAGATTCTCAGGGCAACGACATGAAAGTTGGCGATAGCATGAAGGAGACTGAGGGGGAG ATGCGTCAAGGGGAAGTTGTTAACATCTTCCGATCAATTTTCGTTTTTCTCTACAACCGAGAATACACCGAGAACCATGGGGCTTTTGTAGCTCGTGCCATTTCTCTCGTATCGGCTACGCCCAAATCCTCTATAAATGACCTTGGCAAGATCAATCCTGCACTTAATGCTCAGCTTCCATACGGTGGCGCCAGTTTGAGGCCACCTCCCTCTGCCAACATCAACAGAAATCGATTGATCAATACTTTGGTGGTTGTGACTAAAGGTACCAGTAAAGGCTTGATGGGCATCATCAAGGATATACAAGGTGAAACGGCTAGAGTTGAGCTTAAAACAAACAATAAAACTCTCACTATTGCCCTTACCTCACTCAAGCGTAAAGA CCAAAAGACGGGTGCCACTTACCCTTTGGAGACTGGGGAATCTGCATATGGTGCACCTGGCCGAGGACCTCTTTCAGGCCAGTACGATATAAATCCATATGGTGGTTCCACCGTCAATCCATATGGCGGCTCTACTGTCAATCCATATGGCGGCGCCACTGCTATACATCCCTCAATGGGCGGACGGACACCTGGTCGTAATCTTGCTCCGGGCCAATATGATATCAATGCTTATGGTGGCGCAACTGGCATGCATCCTGCCATGGGCGGTCAGACGCCTGGTAATTTGGGAGGAAGGACACCCGCGCCTGGACTTATGGGAGGAAGGACGCCGGCATCTGCGCCTATGGGAGGCAAAACACCTGCTCATAATATGGGAGGTTGGACACCTACTGGTGCTCGATTTGGCCAGACTCCTAACCCTTATGGACCACGCTAG